tctaacCTTTTACTGATGGCGCTGGTTTTTCTTGTGGTAATGTGTTTGACTGTTCCACAAATGGTGATGGTGCCTGACTTTTCACTCTTTGGGAAGCTTGATCAGTGTAGATATATCAGGATATGGCATGGTGTGTGGGCACTTTATATTATCTATAAACACTGACCCTCATTCTGTCTCGTCTTTCTACAAAGTTCAGGAACATATGACATCTTTGAATTGCTTGAAGCATCATTCTTTATTGTTTGCCCAATGGAAGAGGTACATCTCCAAGAGGAAGAAATTAaggaagttttgtatttttgagggTAACACACCTCCATTTTTCCCAACTACCCTTAAACAGCAGTCCCATATGACAAACCTGATTCTGCCATTGGAATAGTTCCTTCTTGTTCCCCCATGCTCAGGATTTTGTAGGTGAGGATCAGGATGAGATATTGCATGTGGCGAGACATTTGCAGTACTGTACTATCTGCAAAGGACTTGACATTTTAGATCCAAGTGCCCACAACTTTTTTCTGGTGCTGGTAGACTCAAAAGAAGGTGGTGGTCAAGAACATGTCTCATTCTGTCATCGAGAGTTCATCAAGCAGGCATATGAGTATTGCTTGGTGCGGGTGATGGCTCCATACCCCGGGCTACAGCTCACAGGTCACTTTAGTGCTCCAGCTTTGGCTTCAAGAAGAACCTCTCAGTCTCCAGAGGTGTTGAGGGCAGGCGTCTGGCACTACCATGCCACCTTTCGTCCTTGTACCTCAGGAATATTGCCCATTAGGTCTTAGACACATTCTTGTTGGGGCCTGTGGTGGTGCTGAACACATTGTGTCGCTGCCCAAACTTCATTGGACAGAAAAGCATCTGAGCATTCATGAAGATAAAGgtcatttgaatctctctctctctctctctctctctctctctctctctctctctctctctctctctctctctctctctctctctctcctatacaaCAGCTCCAATCCCTGTACACAGTGACAGTGGTCTGGCTAGGTACACATTAGTTTGTAGATGTGGTTTTCTCTCCATCTGCCTTTGGCAAAGGGAGCCTGGTAGAACTTTATTATCTTAGATAGATTGCAATAAAATTGCTACCCTTCGAGCTGATTTTCTTGTTACGCAATGGAAACTTGGGCTCTTTGAAATTTCCTAGAGCAAGCTTACAAGAAAACTGTACTAAGGACCTTGTTAGCCTTACTGTCATAAGTGCTTGCTTTACAGGTATTTATAGGATTCATCCTTCCCCTATTCTTGTATGTGACTGAAAAGTTGGCATTTCTTGGGGGAAGAATAGTGCCAGTCTTGTTTTTCATGCAGTACCTCTTGCCTAATGAGGAAATCTCCATGTTTAAGACAAAGGTTTATATCTTCATAGAAACTAATTGCAAATTTGTAGTAATctaaatttttccttaatatgaaaaaattgaaGTCTTATCTTATCATAATTTCTGTACTTCAAAGTAGAGATTGGCTTGAAAATTTTGTAAGATAAAGCACTTGACATATTTGGAGACACAGGACCCCTTTCTTagcttgttctttttttaatttattttattttatttatttatttatttttttttttttttttgcctccctTTAGTCACCAGACACTGTTTTTACATTGCcattcaaacctttatttttccattgtttaacTATTCCCATATATTCTCCCCATGATTCCGCTAAGATAAGGTCATCAGCATATGAGGTCTCTGCCATGAGAAGGAAACAAGTCAGAATTTGCAAAGTTCCAACAACAACAGCTTCAGCAATTCAAAAACTAGGACCTTCATTTTGAGGTCAGATTAAAGCAACTGCATTTTAGATGAAGGAACtgttaaagtttttgtgattttgaatCAAGAACAATTTGGTTTGATTAGATCACTAGAGGAACAAAAGATCAACTTTTTACAGACCAGTAGTTAGGCATATTGGAACTGTGGTGTAATTTGTATTCGGTTGACTTATGAGTAAAGGATGTATAATTCTAACaactacagtatttacaatatTCAAATTATTATAATACCTGACGAGGAAGGAATTTATTTTACTAGAGGTGCCTTCTTTCCATCCCATCTGGTTGGCACCATTCCTTTGTCCAAATAAAGTCAGGTATAGTAATTATAACCTAATTTCCATTTCATGCACTCTTAGGAGCCACTTAGCCCCCTTATCTTCTAACCAGACCAAGTCATTTAAGCTTATCGTGAAGTGAATGGTttgtgtttataaaaggaaaattacttaGGATACTGTATACAGCACTTTCATTAATGATTTGTAAACAATATTATCAGAATGGTTTGGGTATTATGTATGTggaagtttatgaaaataaagtaactttaatgcctaaatatttatgaaaacaatacTCAGTCTTGCACTGATGTTTGTCATCCAACCAGTAATAATATGATGTTTCCAGAGAGAACTTGAAGCCGCGCTAGCCATTTCCAAGATTGAAACGAGCGAATCTGCTGACAAACAAGACTTACCAGGGAAGGAAGGAGTGGCAGACATAGCTGGGAAGAATGCGAGTTCTGAGAATCCCAGTGTTGAAGACATTCACAGAAGTCCTGGTGTGAATAAGGTAGATTCAGAGGACACAAAAGACATTTCCAAAGAAGGAGAGAAGAACGAAGTACAAGGAGCGGCCGCTGATAACACTGTATCCTCTggagaagagaaaatgaatgaagaaaatagaaCTGCAACTACAGAGGATAATAACATGCCAGAGAGATCTGCTAATACAGCGTACGAAACGGAAGAACCGCAGCCCTCTACTTCGACAGGGATGACGAGTAAAAGACAGAGGAAGAAAGTTGTCTTCTTTGAAGGTATGGTAGTGTGTTGGGTTTTTGTTTGGAATGACCCTGACATTGTGCCTCTCATGTGATACAAAAGTaaagtcattttcttttattggctGCTATATTTAAGAATGATTATTACTGCTTTAAAACATCTGTATGTTTAGTTGAACTTAAGTAGTCATATGAATGTCTGTTTGGCCAGCTTATAAAGTTTTCCATTCGCACAGCTatactttgaaaaattatgtaCTTTAAGTCTTTGTATTCATAAAAAGTGTGTTTCAGATATATGcgtatacaaaaaatattgtacaatactTTGTATACATGTGTAGTCTTGAGAAAAATTATGTATACCTTGTATACATGTGTagtcatgaaaaattttaaacttcGTAAAAGGTACTCTGTGACTAAATGATGTTGCTTTGTCTGTGAAATTATGCTTTGACTTTTACTGCGCACGTTTGTACTTGGTCTCTTTCCATTGGGCTGTCTGACGTCTTTAACCTGCTCCAGATTTCACCGTTCACTTAAAATCAAATTCTTTGCAGGAACCACACAAGtcaaataatggtaataaaagtgaaagttggAAGCTTTAGTAGAAAAATGATCTTGTTGAAGCTCGGAGTTTTTGTCAATAAGTTCTTAATTTTTGCTTCCAGATATATAGACACATTCAACAAGATCACAGGTTTAAATCTACATttgattctttttattataatgcaCCAGCttttttgcttgaatttttttttatgagtgtcttcAAGTAGAGTTTTTTCTCTTTACAGAAAGTGACTCTGAAAGCTTTGATGGCTTTGATCAGTGTGAAATGTCAGAGGAGAGTGACTTCGCACCAAGCCctgtgaaaaagaaaggaaggaatgctAAGGAACCCAGGAAAGCCAAACTTCCAAAACCTCCTAAAGGGTCAGTCAAGGAACAGAATGTGACAAGAAGTCCCGTAAAATCTCCAGGCAGACCGAGATCGACAGCAAAGCAATCTGTAAAGGAAAATACTATACCAGTGGCAAATGGGGCATCTTCTCCAAGAGTGGTTTCATCCACCGTTGCAAAACCACCAGAAATTAGATCACCGGTAGGTAAAACAGTTATTAAACCAACTGCAAGGACGCCGGAAGTGAAACAAGCACAAAAGACAAAAACTGTCGTCCGTACTAATACTCCATCGAGAGTAGTGGATGCTTCAAAAGCTTGCACAGTTAAGGTTCCTTTCCGAAGTCCCGTGCAGTCTTCCAGTACAGCTACACCAAACTTCGTTCCAAAATCACCTAATCCATTGCAGAGAATAGGAGTTCGATTAGGACTTTCAAGAACAAATTTCAAACCACTACATCCAAAGGCAACAGCCAAGTGAATTGACGTGGAATTCTTCTGTCATGTGTGAAATGTATATTGAAATGTACATTGTTTCATATCTTTTGTATTGTaactaattttaatgttttgtaaattatCTGGTTTGGAGGACACGATGTATTTTAGGTACATGATTCTCCATGTATAAGTTATATGCATGACTGTTGGTGCATGTGAATATGCATACCTGGCTTTTAAATGTGAATGAATTCTTTGTTTGCAAATTTTGATAGTGTGGTGTGAAGGATAAACGAGAACTTATTTCTCTTCAGTGCAATTTGAAAGTGTGCAAGGATCTCTTCTTAATGGGTACTGTACTGTCCAACATACAAAGCACTGCCACAATGTGATATCGCTTGTTGTCGCTCAGGTTTTTTGTCGAGTTTttgcataaaatttaaaaataatagaatacaGTACCTCATTTAAGAGCATTTTTGAACAGGGGCttgagaaaatatttgaagatggTCATCACAGACAGACGGGTTAATCAGAGGTACTTGATCTTTGCAAACAATCACAGCCCTCAGTTCCATGTTTTGTATATTCAATCTGTACAGCTTAGTCATTGAGAACTGGTGTCAGGAATACTGTAAGACTTATACTTATTGCAGTTGTTCAGCCTTAATGTGTGCAACACTTGAAGATACaagtacataattattttttgatattGTTCTCTGTCTCTTATCAACCTACTCGAGGTTTGCATATTGTAAAACCCATGTTCCACAATTAACATTGGCCATAATATTACCAAGACTGATGCAAAACTTATTGGAGTGTGCTTTTGAAATGGTAAAGTTTTGTTCTTCTGTGACGGCATGTATAGCATTTTCATtctgtaataaattaatttttttcatcgtaCAGTAGAAGGAATTTGTCGCTTCAAATGTGGAAAGATTTGAAAGTGTTGAttcttttacttataaaattattAGACTTGGAGAGAATTATTTTAGCAACAGTATTAGATTTGGAGAGGATTATTTTATTATACGTCACTGATTTCCATATAGATTATTCATTAGCCTTGGCTGCGttcttttagacatttttatgttgAATCTTTCACCGCCATTCTCAGTTAACAGAATCTTTGATTCAGTAAATTTTAACATACCCTCCAATGCTAGAAATCCCTTCCCGGGTTTCTCAAACTAAAGGGCTCGTTAAGATTTGGTGATTTGCGAATGCAGGATCCACTGGAATACAAGACACAAGACTCTTGGTCATAAATATTGTAAGAATTCTTGTGGAGTTAAATAAGTTAGGAACAAAGGAAGTTGGAAAGTGTATTATACAGAATATCAAACTCAGGGAGAAAGCAAATATTGATTCTTGGTCAGTCAGGtgacataaaaattaaagaagacaGTATCTTGCATTACGATGACATAAAACAATGATGATCTGATTATTATAACCATCTCTCAAACAGAAAATTCAAGGGATTTTGGGGAGGATGGGGATACagtctttagaaataaagaaGGCTATAAGTTAAATAGAACAATGGCAAGGCACCAGATGCATCAGAAGTGCAAATTAAGATATTAAAGGTACATGCtgttgttttagtttaagttGGCATTTTGCCATCACAGGCTCTTGCTCAGAGTAGCCTGTAAGAGTATTCAGTGACGTGAAGGTgagagttaaggaagtgattgattcaatattaatgaatatattgtACCAGTGATGACAGTGGTCAGAAGAAAATTGAAAGGTTTGAGAGGCTTGATTGCAACCTCTCTAAACCCTAAGGTACCTATAAGTAGGAGAAACAGTACGATAGCAGCTAGTAAGAGGAAGTTAAATCATTCAAGAGGAAAAGTGGAGGTCCTTGCTatagagagggggtgggggaagactGGATACAGAAACTAAGGGTAAGAGGAGATAAATCCAAATGACTAAGAAGAAAGCAcgatggtaaatatttttaaacaaggCAGGTACAGTAATGGAATGTGGTGTGTAGGGAGGAATCAGACTAACAGAACTTTGGTTAAAGGTTTTAGAAAGTGTCAGGTGAGAGACTACAAGCAGTTTTGAAGACTGgtgaacagtttggtttcatttGAGCCACAGGTATAGTTGGTGCTGTTTTTATCAATTTGGCAAAGAAAAATGAGGCAGGAAAGTTATATGAAACTCCGCATTACATTTACAGATGTAAACAAATCATTTGACAGAGTATAAAGGAGGTagtattttggtttttaaatgagaaaaagcGCCAGAAAGGCTGGTTAAAATGAAGtaacaatataaaagaaagacagaagtAATGATAGTCTATGGCAAAGCAGTTAGAACTGGTTTACATAAGAGATCAGCACTTagcccattttttctttatacaggtTATGGATGCATTGAGTGAAGGGATAAGGAACAAAAATCGTCATATGCAGATCTTGTGATTATGGCAAaatgaagaaatgcaaagaacagTAAGAGAGTGGCAGGAAACTTAAATGGGTTGGTATGAAGGTAAATGTGGTATCCAGCGAGCAGGGAGGAGACAAGTTATTTATACAGGATATGAGAGGCCTACATCAAATTCTTTGGATATGCTTTTAAGCCAGGCAGGAGGGTGTGAGTCTGAGACTGATAGGATACAAGCAGCTTGGGGGATATGGAGGGAGGTGACAGGTGTTGCGTGTGACAAGAGAATGCCAAATAAGCGGAAGATAAAGATCGATTGCACTGAAATCAGACCAGTGATGATGTATAGTCCAGAAGCATAGGCATTAAGAATGAAAGAGGAACAAAAGCTAGAAGGAGCAGAAATAAATATGGCGAGATGGATTTTTGGGCTCTGTCCAACTCTCTTGAAAATTACAAGAGTTTTAAAGATTAAACTTGTGTTCCATACTGTGAatgttgtagtttttatttttcaaagaataaagAATCTGCCCCAGCCGATTATTTCAGTCCAAGGTCCAAAATCACATACATTAACGCCAACTTAGAAACTATACTGTAGCTTAGTTTTCACTGATCCTGAGGTATACTGTACTAAGATATTTTAAAACAGGTATAATCTCTGATTCTCCTGCTTATACTAGTCATCGTAATAACTTGAAAATGAGGCTATAGAGTCTTTGAATTTTAAGGTTCCATCACTTGCACACCTGGTGAATCGGGGAGAACAGCAAGAATTGATTAAAATAATCCTGGTGCGTGGTATTTGATCATACAATACCAAACGCGTCAAAGGAACTACAAGTAGACGAATTCATTCACTGAAGGAATCAGTTACATGTATAATAACGTAGGATTTCTTAACGCGAATACACACAGATAGTGGTCTTCTGAGTGACAATGGGTCACTGTGAGGCAGACCTTCAATGCCTGCTGTCGACTTTCGGCCATCATGATGAACCGTGGCTGCCCGCACGTGATAGCTAACGTTCTTTATGTCTGTCTGTTCCTTTCTCTGCTtagggaagaagaagactgattgattgatcagATAATCTGACGTTACGAAAACCCAGGCTAAGAAAAGGAGAGTTAGAACAGAGACGGGCCGTGTCAGGATACAAATGATGTCCTTTTCAACTGGAGTTGAAACAGTTTCGTTTTAGCCTGAAAGAGACTGAAAGGAAATTCAAGGAATTAGCAGACAACAAACATACGTATTAAtaagcaatgaaaggaaggtaggggagaatctaaaaaaaatagctttcaaaagcattaaatataataataatatccattacCCACATACCTTTAAATCTACTTGAGTCAGTGCagtaattcacaaaaataaaagtgttgagAGAGAATGGGTCAGGTACCGATCTAATTCCTAGCCATAACTTAATCAATTTTACTCATCGTTCAATCCAAACTGTCCCTTGGCTCATCTTTCAGTCTCATTGGTTGAGATTTTGGGGGCCAGGGGGTGCTGAGATAGTCCAGGAGGACGATTTGACCATTTCTCGAATAGTGTGTCTTTAGATGTGATATCGTGAGGACACAGTAACTGAGAGGTAAGTCAGTGTTTAGTTTTGTCAAGGTTTGTTGTAAAAGTTACAAGATCATAAAAACCATCGGTTAAATAACGATAATATTAATtgtaacacattattattatgtttattatataaaagtgccTTAATTTATTGTAATGTATAATGGCTGCCAAAACAGGATTGGCTATATgacataattgtaataataatatttatggaaaagTGACCAGACAGACATTATGCAGggtaaatgtgagagagagagagagagagagtgatgaatcTGATGCATCATCAAGCAGACCTATCAAGGAAGCACTTTATTCATACCTCATAAGAAAGACCAAACTAGCTTTAGTAGAATGGCTTATATAGCAATTCTTGGAGGGTGAAGCTGCTAGCCCTGTATGACATTCTCTACACTGGCTTTGATGCACCTCAGTCGACTGCCCACCATATACAAAAAGTTACATAGATTTACCATACAATAATAAAGATTTTCGTTTGATTCACTGACgtctgttttaaaaaaaaatagtatgacAAGAGACTATTTTGAGGGATAAAGACAAGGCCTTCATGCATACACTTACTCGATCATACAAACAGGCAAACTTTGttcaaaaaacatatatttctctTGAATAAATCGAAAGTTCTTTCCAGCTGTTATATTGTATTGCTTACACTATTCTTCCCACATGGTAAGAAACGTCTTAAGCCGAAATAATTATTCTGAGTAGGCCTATTTTTGGGCGTGATCTTGGTGTGTAGACAAAGAATAGCCTAGACCTTCAATAAGCATGATAAAGCCACTTGATGTGAGAACGAACGTTCTGCTTTTCCGTGTATAAATCCATTTTTCCGTGGATTTAGACGTGGCAAATTTGATTCATAACtttcaaatgattttataaaaataatgtaaagcaATCTAAACATGCGTTTCTTGTTTCAGCCATTATTTTTGCATCGTTCTTGTgctaaaaaattctttattttgtcaACTTTAGTTAGAATTTTTGCAGTTccagtagatctctctctctctctctctctctctctctctctctctctctctctctctctctctctctctctctctctctctctctctctctctctgtcaagttcTGATATATCTTGGTAATCTTACAAGATCCCTTGGTGACCATATGTATGTGGGCATTAAAAAGCACTTAGGTtaagtttgttgtttatttctgaataatttatgCAAAACTTCAACgaagtttttacattttcaaaagttaaaaGTTCGTGCGCTCTCCTGGCCAGTAATTCGTCTGCTTTGTTTTGTGTTACCAAAAGTTCTTAAGCGGAAATCCtcaaagaatgtttatttttcaacaaaatgcaAATCACTGAAAATtctatttaagatatataaaacttattgtgtacttattgtataaaaatagaaattcagTTGTATGGTTGGATTtttgaatgaaagaaacaatAAGCTTTTATTAGAAATCACCAGCTGACAAAACAGAGTAGACGAATTTCTTGCAGGGAAACAGGCCTAAAAATAAAGACTACGCCTGTGGAATGAAATTGTTAAAAGATACTAATAAACTGTTTTTCATGATAATATCGTAaacattgtatatttttgttttaatctgccTAAGTCTAattcatttaatcattattaacCTTATATCAAAAGCCTTAAAGTTACGCTGTTTTGATAAGTTACCAATgataattttgtataataattatcTAAGTAATTAACGAAACTTCAGCCAACTAGTCTTAGTAGCTAATTAGTCGTTATTCATCACTTAATTCATTTGCATACTGAAGAGAGTGATTTTTCACACAGTGCTCTTAAAACCATAGACTATGTCTTATGTACTTGCAAGATACTGCTATTAACTATGTTTATCCTTATTTCGCCTAAATCTTTTTATTGTGTGCTTGCGGAATCGATGAAacgcatttttattatattaatttcgttTCCATAGATAATAACCTCATTTTCCATGCAACGATTTCAATGTTATTGTATTTACTTTTAGTTCCgtttcagattgtgaattatGTCAGCTTCCATTTTACAAGACAACTTAATAAAATCTgcgataaatatataatatttcgaaaaattaactttttaagcTATTAAGTtatatgattaatttatttttcttgggtacGTTGAACTAATactaattttaaacaattttttaaatattacgtcgtttt
This Macrobrachium rosenbergii isolate ZJJX-2024 chromosome 42, ASM4041242v1, whole genome shotgun sequence DNA region includes the following protein-coding sequences:
- the LOC136828218 gene encoding myb-like protein X: MIMELADGKRTRKPISYAVLDCSDDDDFSEYTPPVKKKKDEKDRSDKSSSLSDKSKADDKDKCDGSQESSSDHGKDKDREKRRDKERDEKRRDRDKDKRDRDRDKRDKDRDKHRKKDKHRDKDRSRESRDKSSSEEERRKHRKDKKHDKKDKEREDKEKENRRKAEEENDSDFKDSVSSPKPNSRSLTTTQKSPGRTPPKKRLTVEERMFQRELEAALAISKIETSESADKQDLPGKEGVADIAGKNASSENPSVEDIHRSPGVNKVDSEDTKDISKEGEKNEVQGAAADNTVSSGEEKMNEENRTATTEDNNMPERSANTAYETEEPQPSTSTGMTSKRQRKKVVFFEESDSESFDGFDQCEMSEESDFAPSPVKKKGRNAKEPRKAKLPKPPKGSVKEQNVTRSPVKSPGRPRSTAKQSVKENTIPVANGASSPRVVSSTVAKPPEIRSPVGKTVIKPTARTPEVKQAQKTKTVVRTNTPSRVVDASKACTVKVPFRSPVQSSSTATPNFVPKSPNPLQRIGVRLGLSRTNFKPLHPKATAK